The following is a genomic window from Calliphora vicina chromosome 5, idCalVici1.1, whole genome shotgun sequence.
ATGCTGAATTGTTAAACATGGAGAGAATTATAACAATGAATATTGTCATGTTATGTCGTTCTCTTCAATGTTGCTTCAGGTGACATACAAAGGTAAAGTATTTACTACAAATGTATTATCTTGGTTTGTTtatgtaaatacaaattttatttctaccTTTTTACACAGAAAGTACACCGTTCTAAGAATGGTCGGTCTTGGCCTACACTGAGTAactgtgcaaaaatatttttcttttaaaatttcaataatttattttcggaagtggtccttatatgggagctaggaGCGATAAAGGACCGATCGTCATGGAATTAGGCcgtttgatttatttatatgaaatttatttttgttaaattatatttggaaacacacatttttaagatattaagaagtgggtcttatatgacAGCTATGATCTGATATTATGGACCGCCCaccaatatttatgtatattatttaagAGAGAGATGGCCGTGATGGCTTCATCATACTCAAGATGATGAGGATGTTGATGATGATCTAAATTTAGATACCAAAATAAATCATTATGATGCTGTTGAACACTTTGAATGCTGTATTAAATGTGCCTAGCAAATTTCCCGTGATTTAAATaggaaaaagggaaaaaactcccggggaatttttattcataattgggctgataatttTAAGAGAGCTTCAAGAAGAtggtatgtattaaaaaacttatttccatTCCAAAGAAACAGACATTGGTCagtcaatttattaaaaaaaaattcttttcctAAAGAATTACTTTTTGTGTgtggtgggtcgatttttttcacgaaaaatcgtatagcattctacctaaaatatttttaaaaaaggaattttataataattatgaaGTATGTACGCTAAGCCAGGTAGATTTTTATGGACgaccaaaaagtaaaaaatcgtagaAATTTTCCCaggaaaccataggtctaaaatcaaatcctatcttgcgcatttcgtcttttatccaatgatatttgcaagataggatttgattttagaccgatggtttcttgaggaaactttcttagaattttccatagattgcgtttctgctatacgattttttactttttggtcgtccatacaaatcgacccggcctagtGTACATACTTCATAATTTGTTATAAGAGGTGTTAGCGTGCAAAGTCAATTTTACTCTCTGCCGATGTCTGCTCTAAAGTTAGTGAATTTACGTGtatcaaactatatttattcgaccgtttatagttaaaatttcgagacttgatgtgtataattctctcacaagggtgttgaatttacacagtacccgtatatgtgagagtaattttaaaaaatatggagttggactacttggtatactttggtaagaaataaaaaataaaatactcgtCCATTTTAAATcctaaaaaataccaaattataGTGATATATTGCAATTTCTATGAATGAGAGTATTGGATGTGGTTTTTCATGGGTTCGGTTatgataaatttattataatttagaaaggtatttaaaatgaatttgagTTTGAAAAGTTTTCTACGCCTTTTAGGTGCATACTTATGTTAGCAAAGattaaatttccattttatgggatgtaaaaaatattttttaaaatttttttttaaatattccgaaaagatctttaaaaaatttctttttgaatttatatgacagtacttcaggaaattttaatatacagaaaaagtgattttagcaAAGCCGGTATCCGATACACCCCAAAGTTTTAATacaggaaattatgaaaatataaactgttcctgggatcttgatttgttccaacacatatttattttagtcAACCATTGGAGGATAGaaacaaattagtttattattttaataatagtgtaaaaatgtttttacttaatttatttaGACTTTTTGGGTTCAACATAATTTTGATAGCAATTAATAGGATCCTTTGCGGTAAATACACTATAAGCTTTTTGGCTGCCCTGGAAATTCTGTAAAAGAACAAAATCATAGACATTAATAGCTGGTAATCACAACAAATTGAATGGAACATACCTTGAAATCACCGACAATTAAACACCACAGAAAAACAAATACCAAAGGCATTACACTAAATGcaataaataattcaaacaaattGAATGTTGTAAATAAGGCCATTGTAAGTATATACTCTTTTAATTTAGAAATCCAAAGAAAAACTATTCtataaattcacaaaaaaatgtAGCTGCTTGATAAGGATGATTAATTAAACAGTGTTGATTAGCCCATGTCTATACgtgatacatatttttataacaagaaaaatattttctgcagAATAATTGTAAATGTTTGTTGTCTTTGTATTATGATAAATCATATTTTCTTTATCTCCACAAATATGTTTGCTCCATTTActtgctttaaaataatttgatttgatGTTTGATAGCAAGATAGACAAcgcaataataattataaattaaaactataCGAGATGCATTTATCTCATGTTATGAtattgaagtttatcatgatataAATTAATC
Proteins encoded in this region:
- the LOC135961175 gene encoding uncharacterized protein LOC135961175 codes for the protein IYRIVFLWISKLKEYILTMALFTTFNLFELFIAFSVMPLVFVFLWCLIVGDFKNFQGSQKAYSVFTAKDPINCYQNYVEPKKSK